The Verrucomicrobiia bacterium region GCCCGGAACCCCTCCCGGAACCGCAGGACAGAACAACCTTTTCATGGGGAACCACTCCACCTTTCGCCTCATCTACCGACGGTCAATGCAATTCTCCCCGGACACCCGGACCAGTGCGCATCGGACAGAGGGACAGGTCAACCGCTCAGCCCGCTCCGGTGGGTCGGCCCGCTTCGGTGGGGCAAGGCTCCCGCCGCGCCGTACGCAGAACCACGAGTTCACCTGGCGGAGACTCCTGACGCGAATCGGGCGATTGCCCGAGCGCCTCAAGTCCTCTTGGGGCTCACGGCCAGAGGGACAGGTCAATAAGGGTGCCCGCACGGACAGAGGGACAGGTCAACCGGTCGGCCCGCTCCGGTGGGGCAAGGCTCCCGCCGCGCCGTACGCAGAACCACGAGCTCACCTGGCGGAGACTCCTGACGCGAATCGGGCGATTGCCCGAGCGCCTCAAGTCCTTTTGGGCCGGGCGACTCACGACCAGGGGACCGGACAGAGGGACAGGTCAACCGCTCAGCCCGCTCCGGTGGGGCAAGGCTCCCGCCGCGCCGTACGCAGAACCACGAGCTCACCTGGCGGAGACTCCTGACGCGAATCGGGGCGATTGCCCGCGGCCAGAGGGACAGGTCAATAAGGGTGCCCGCACGGACAAAGGGACAGGTCAACCGGTCGGCCCGCTCCGGTGGGGCAAGGCTCCCGCCGCGCCGTACGCAAAACGACAGGCTCGCCTGGTGGAGACTCCTGACGCGAATCGGGGCGATTGCCCGAGCGCCTCAAGTCCTCTTGGGGCTCACGGCCAGGGGCACAGGTCAATAAGGGTGCCCGCACGGCCAGAGGGACAGGTCAACCGGTCGGCCCGCTTCGGTGGGTCGGCCCGCTCCGGTGGGGCAAGGCTCCCGCCGCGCCGTACGCAGAACCACGAGCTCGCCTGGTGGAGACTCCTGACGCGAATCGGGGCGATTGCCCGAGCGCCTCAGGTCCTGATGGAGCGGGTGGGATCATGCAATGCTCCACGAACCCTTCCGCATCCCGGCAAAAATGCAGCGCCGCCCCACCCGTGGGCTGGTATGTCTTCACTCCGGCTGCGACCATCCGCCCCGTCCTGAAGACACATTGGCAACCCGGAGTCGGGACACCCCCGGAAGTTCGGCGCGGGCTCCTGACGGCAGCCGTGCTGTGGTCCATCGCCTGCGTCGGGGGCCTGCTTGCGCGACCGCTGCTTCCCCTGGATGAGACCCGCTATACGGCAGTGGCCTGGGAGATGTTTCGGGACGGCCAATGGCTCGTGCCGCACCTCAATGGGGTTCCCTATCATCACAAGCCACCCCTCCTCTTCTGGCTGATGGGCGCTGGCTGGAGCGTCCTGGGCGTCCATGAGCACTGGGCAAGGCTCGTGGCGCCCCTCCTGGGACTCGCCGCCCTCCCCCTGACCGCCCGGATCGGGCTCCGCCTTTGGCCCGACCGACCGTCGGTTGCCGCCCTGGCTCCCGTCCTCCTCGCGGGCACCGCGCTCTTCGCACTGTTCTCCAGCCTCATCTTTTTTGACCTGCCCCTCACCATGGCGGTGCTGCTCGCCTGGCTGGGAGTGCTGCGGGCCGCGGACGGCCAGGCGATCTCGGGATGGGGCCTGGCCGGCCTTGGCATCGGGCTCGGCATCCTTTTCAAGGGACCCGTCGCCTTGCTCCATGCCGGGCTCCCGGTGGTCCTGGCCCCCATCTGGTTGCCGGCCGGACCCCGGTCATGGGCCCGATGGTATGGCGGCGGACTGCTGGCCCTGGTGACCGGCGGAGCCATCGCCCTCGCCTGGGCAATCCCCGCCGCCCGAGCTGGCGGACCGGAGTTCTCCCGGATGCTGTTCTTCGGTCAGCATGCCGGCCGCGTGGTGGGATCGTTTCAGCACGCCAAACCCATCTGGTGGTACCTGGTGATGCTGCCCGTCATTCTTTTTCCCTGGACCCTTTGGGGCGGCACATGGGAGGCGGCGAGGGGAGTCCGCCAGCTCGTCAGGGAACCGGGAGTCCGGTTCATCGCCAGCGTCGGGGTCGCCGCGCTTGTGATCTTCTCCCTCATCAGCGGCAAGCAACCTCAATACCTCCTGCCCCTGTTCCCAATGGTGGCGCTTCTGCTCGCGCGCGGCCTCGACGCGGTGCCGTTCCAGGACGCGCGACCGGCCCGGGGAATCCTCGGAGGCCTCGCGATCGCCGCGGGTTTTGGGATGCTGATCGCCCGGCCGGCGGCAGCAGGCCTGGACGGACGCGGCATCACCTCCATGTCGCTCGCCAATGCCCTCGGCGATTGGAACCCCGCCTGGGGCCTCCCGGTGGCCATTTTGGGAGTTCTGTTCCTCGCGGACCGGCCGCGCCTGCTGCACTTCCGGGTCGCCACCGTGGCGGGACTGTCCGTGTGCCTGCTGGGACTCGGTCAGGCGGCGTTCTTTGGCGCCCAGCATGATCGGTATGACCAGGGCCCCACCGCGCAACGGGTGGCGGCAGCGCAGGCTGCCGGACGCGCAGTCGGCGTTCTGGGCGGCTACGAGGGGCAGTTCACCTTTGGCGGCCGCCTCAATCGCGCGGTGGACGCCCTGACCGAGACCGGGGCACAGGCCTGGGCCGAGCGGCATCCGGACGGCTTGATTGTTGCGATCCACCGCCGCCGGCCTGATCCCGCCCTGCCGGTCCAGCCCGAGTTCATCTTTCCCCACCGCGGACGCCTCTGTTACGGCTGGCGGGCATCGGATCTGGTCGCCCTTGGAGACGCGTACCTCCGCGATGTACCGCGACAGGCAGTGGAGGATCGTTAGTGCATGAGGGGGCCGGGCCGAGGCTCCTGACGTAACGCTCGATCCCGTTTCTGGAATGCACGCGACAACTTCCGGGACGTGGACCGCCGCACCGTCGTCTGGATTCAGGACCGGGACCCTGGCGCCCAGATACGGACCCGCCTGCCTCCGGCGAGAGGCCTGCGGCCAACGAATCCACCGTCGCGCTCAACTGCGAAAGCAGCGGATGGCGGCGAGATTGGCGGCCGCGCCGAAACCGAACAGCACCAGCAACGGCTGCCGGATGCCCGACCATCCGCTGCCAAACGTGATCAACTGGTGCAGGGCGTCCATGGCCCACCCGGTCGGCAGGGCGTGCGCCACCTGCTGCAGCGCGGGGGGCACCAGCTCAATGGGCCACCAGCAACCTCCCAGCGCGGCCATCACCAGACTGACGAGCACACACAGCCCCACCACCTTGTCCTCCGCACGAACCAGGGATCCGATCAGGACGCCCAGCGACGCCGCCACCCAGGCGTAGGTCATCAGCACCAACAGGAGGGCCACCGGGGCTCCCCCCATCGGGACGTGGAACAGATAGCGCCCCGCCAGAAGCAACACCCCCACCTGCACGATGGCCAGCAACATCAGGCCATGGATCTTCCCCAAGACCAGGGCGCCGCGACCCACCGGCAGGGTCCCGATGCGGCGGAGCACCCCGCTCCTGCGCTCGCCCGAAACCGTCGTGCCGCCGAAAACCAGCAGGTTCATCATCAGGTACATCACCATCACTCCGGGCAGCGAAAATCCGAAGCCGCTGGGTGCCGGCCTTCGCCCGGCGAACGCGGACTCCAGACGCACGACGGGTGGACGCTCCCGCAGGGCGCGCAACGCCCCGGCGTCGGCTGGCTCTCCCGGGTGGGCCGCCGCCAGTTCCACCAGGTCCGAGTTCATCGCAATCAAAGCCCGCGCCACACGCAGCGCGACCAGGGCCGATGCCGGGTCCTCCTCGATCCCCTTCACCGTGAAGGTCTCCACCAAACCCTGGCGCCCCGCACGGATGGTCCGGCTGAAATCGGCAGGCACCCGGATCCCGCGGCGCGCGCCGGCGGCATCGGAGGGCGGCAGGACGTCCAGACCCTGAGCCCCCAAACCCTCAAGGAACACCGACCCCAGGGGACCCTCATCCAGGTTTTCCACGAGCACGGAAGGCCGGGGCGCCGACGGCGCACCGGGACCCCGGTTCGCGAATCCCATAAAGAACACAAACGCGACCGGCATCACGAACAACCACACGACCAGCGCCCGATTGCGCAGGAACATCCGCAGGTCGTTGTGGCCGATCAGCAGCATCGCCCGCAGCATCCGCCGGCACGTTGCGAGGCGACGCTCCGGGGCGCCGCGGTCGTGGGGTGAGGATGGCATCACAACCCGGAAGTTACAGGGTTCCGCGACGCAACCGCCGACGGAAACCCCATGCGGCAACGGCGCCCAGCAACAGTCCGGTCGCCGCGAGCTTCGCCGAGGCCGCCAGACAGGTGACGGCGCCCGCGTCGTCAAACTGCACGCTCCGAACCGCACCGACGAACCATGCCGGCGGCATGAGCGGTGTCACCTGCTCCCGAAGCCATGCCGGGAGAGACTGGGCGGGAAAGGCGCATCCGGACAACAATCCCAGCAGCATGAGCACCACGCCGTTGAAGACCTCAACGCGGCGACCGGATCCCAGCATCGCGGCCAGAAACGCCAGCAGGCCGGCACAGAACAGGGAAAGGGTCAGGGTGAGCACGGTCATCGCCCCCGGTGAACGCCAGGCGATACCAAACAGGAGGGTGCCGCCGCCGAGCAGGATCACGGCGCCCAGCACGACCGCCACGAAGGTGAACAGGAACTTTGACGCCACGAACACCGCCGGTCCGGGCGGCAGGGTGCAAAAGCGCTGGAACGTACCCTGCTGGATTTCGCGCGTCAGATCCCGCATGGCGACGTCCGCAAGGAACAAGAGAAACATCGCCGCCAGGCCAGGGAGCAGGAACGCAAACAGATTGAACGGCGGCGCGGACGCCGTCGCGGAGTCCGTGGAGGCCGCGGATTCCTCCCGATACCAGACCGGAAGCGAACCCAGCCGCTCACCGAAACTGCCCAGGCGTCTCGCCGATGCCTCCACGGCGCTGGCGACCTCCGTCCAGCCCGGCTTGCGGTTGGACGAGAAGAGCCCGTTCCAGAGGGCGAGGTCGTCCTGGAAGTTGCGCTGCACCGCGTCGAGCAGCGTGGTGCCGGTGGCGAGCAATTCCTCAACAACGGCCGGATGAATGGACTGCGCGGGGTTCTTGACCAGGGTCAATGCGACCGCGCGTCCCGCCAGGTAGTCGCGGGTAAAGCCGTCCGGGATGACGAGCGCGGCGCTCGCCCGGTTGTCCGTGACCCGCCTCAGGGCCTCGTCCCGGGGCAACACTTCGACGTCGAGGTGTCGGCCGGCCGACCCCTGGCCCCCCGCGCCCCGCACGAGCCGGCCGAGGAGCGAGTCCTCCTCGTCCACCAGCGCAACGCGGATGCGTCCAAGGCCGCCTTCACCGGGGTTGGAGCCACCAAACACGGCGCCCAGCAGTGCCGTCATGAGCAGGGGCACCCCCAGTTGGACGAGGTACGGCACCGGATTCCGCATGGCGCGACGCAGGTCCTTCGCGATGAGCGTGGGCAACATGGTCGTGTCACTCCCGGAGGTCCCGTCCGGTGAGCTGCAGGAACACCTCGTTCAGGCTGGGCTGCTTGAGTGTGAGGTTTTCGATCCGGATCGGGAGCGCGAGGAGGCGGCGCAGATCCCCGGCCGGATCGCGCGCTGCGGTGGGTGCCACGGTCAACTGGCGATCGGTCTTCCGCAGCACCCGAAACTCTGAGGCGAACCCGGGCCAGGTGGAGGGATCCTCATTGGCCCATGAGCCATCGAGCACAAAGACGCGCTCCCCGCCCAGGCGCTGCCGCAATTCCTCCAGCGTGCCCTCGGCGAACACCCGTCCCTTGTCCATGATGCCAATGCGGTGGCACAGGTCCTCGGCCTCCTCCAGATAGTGGGTCGTGTAAAGAATCGCGGTTCCTCCCGCCGCCAGCTGACGGATGAACCCAAGAATTCCGGCACGGGCCTGGGGATCAATGCCCACCGTGGGCTCGTCGAGGAGGAGCAGTCGGGGCTGGTGCAGCAGGGCGCATCCGATGTTGATCCGGCGCTTCATGCCGCCGGAGTACCGGCGCACGGGATCCGCGCCGCGATCCGTCAGGTGCAGCGCAACGAGCAGTTCCGCGGCACGGGCCCGGGACGCAGGGGCGGACAACCCGGCCAGCCGCCCCCAGAATTCCAGATTGTCGCGCCCGGAGAGTTCCTCATAGAGCGCCACCTCCTGCGGCACCACGCCCATGATCCGCTGGGCACGCGGTGGGTCCGCCCAGAACGGCTG contains the following coding sequences:
- a CDS encoding glycosyltransferase family 39 protein, yielding MQCSTNPSASRQKCSAAPPVGWYVFTPAATIRPVLKTHWQPGVGTPPEVRRGLLTAAVLWSIACVGGLLARPLLPLDETRYTAVAWEMFRDGQWLVPHLNGVPYHHKPPLLFWLMGAGWSVLGVHEHWARLVAPLLGLAALPLTARIGLRLWPDRPSVAALAPVLLAGTALFALFSSLIFFDLPLTMAVLLAWLGVLRAADGQAISGWGLAGLGIGLGILFKGPVALLHAGLPVVLAPIWLPAGPRSWARWYGGGLLALVTGGAIALAWAIPAARAGGPEFSRMLFFGQHAGRVVGSFQHAKPIWWYLVMLPVILFPWTLWGGTWEAARGVRQLVREPGVRFIASVGVAALVIFSLISGKQPQYLLPLFPMVALLLARGLDAVPFQDARPARGILGGLAIAAGFGMLIARPAAAGLDGRGITSMSLANALGDWNPAWGLPVAILGVLFLADRPRLLHFRVATVAGLSVCLLGLGQAAFFGAQHDRYDQGPTAQRVAAAQAAGRAVGVLGGYEGQFTFGGRLNRAVDALTETGAQAWAERHPDGLIVAIHRRRPDPALPVQPEFIFPHRGRLCYGWRASDLVALGDAYLRDVPRQAVEDR
- a CDS encoding ABC transporter permease, with translation MLPTLIAKDLRRAMRNPVPYLVQLGVPLLMTALLGAVFGGSNPGEGGLGRIRVALVDEEDSLLGRLVRGAGGQGSAGRHLDVEVLPRDEALRRVTDNRASAALVIPDGFTRDYLAGRAVALTLVKNPAQSIHPAVVEELLATGTTLLDAVQRNFQDDLALWNGLFSSNRKPGWTEVASAVEASARRLGSFGERLGSLPVWYREESAASTDSATASAPPFNLFAFLLPGLAAMFLLFLADVAMRDLTREIQQGTFQRFCTLPPGPAVFVASKFLFTFVAVVLGAVILLGGGTLLFGIAWRSPGAMTVLTLTLSLFCAGLLAFLAAMLGSGRRVEVFNGVVLMLLGLLSGCAFPAQSLPAWLREQVTPLMPPAWFVGAVRSVQFDDAGAVTCLAASAKLAATGLLLGAVAAWGFRRRLRRGTL
- a CDS encoding ABC transporter ATP-binding protein; this translates as MHPLLSVRTLVRSFGAVRAVDGVSFEVRAGEIYGLLGPNGAGKTTTLSLIAGLLKPESGEIEVDGQPFWADPPRAQRIMGVVPQEVALYEELSGRDNLEFWGRLAGLSAPASRARAAELLVALHLTDRGADPVRRYSGGMKRRINIGCALLHQPRLLLLDEPTVGIDPQARAGILGFIRQLAAGGTAILYTTHYLEEAEDLCHRIGIMDKGRVFAEGTLEELRQRLGGERVFVLDGSWANEDPSTWPGFASEFRVLRKTDRQLTVAPTAARDPAGDLRRLLALPIRIENLTLKQPSLNEVFLQLTGRDLRE
- a CDS encoding ABC transporter permease, which gives rise to MPSSPHDRGAPERRLATCRRMLRAMLLIGHNDLRMFLRNRALVVWLFVMPVAFVFFMGFANRGPGAPSAPRPSVLVENLDEGPLGSVFLEGLGAQGLDVLPPSDAAGARRGIRVPADFSRTIRAGRQGLVETFTVKGIEEDPASALVALRVARALIAMNSDLVELAAAHPGEPADAGALRALRERPPVVRLESAFAGRRPAPSGFGFSLPGVMVMYLMMNLLVFGGTTVSGERRSGVLRRIGTLPVGRGALVLGKIHGLMLLAIVQVGVLLLAGRYLFHVPMGGAPVALLLVLMTYAWVAASLGVLIGSLVRAEDKVVGLCVLVSLVMAALGGCWWPIELVPPALQQVAHALPTGWAMDALHQLITFGSGWSGIRQPLLVLFGFGAAANLAAIRCFRS